In one Cloacibacillus porcorum genomic region, the following are encoded:
- a CDS encoding MATE family efflux transporter has protein sequence MEKEAAKKVDLGTGSVGYLLFRLALPAITAQIINVLYNMVDRMYIGHLPDIGANALTGVGVTFPAITAISAFAALVSMGGAPRASIMLGRGDKDTAERILGNCTTALLIAAFLLTVIFLLYGKRILLMFGASRATIEYGWSYMRIYSLGTVFVQLSLGLNAFINTQGYARTGMLSVLIGAVCNIILDPLLMFGLHMGVQGAALATIISQGISAAWVVLFLTSDRSYLNIKRRYMKPRWDILAPALALGAAPFVMQSTESILNICFNTSLLKYGGDLAVGAMTIQGSVMQFSMFPLQGMTQGAQPIVSFNYGAGNIERVSAAFRTLLRACLVYSALIWAFCMFTPMLFITIFTKDAALTEYCVRSIRVYMAASLIFGAQIACQQTFIALGNSRTSLFLALLRKVFLLIPLIYILPNIFEDKVFAVLLAEPIADTIAVCTTVTMFYLSFRKLKREILLSRVLRNAARENRDESAQK, from the coding sequence ATGGAGAAAGAGGCGGCAAAAAAAGTTGACCTGGGAACAGGCAGCGTCGGATATCTGCTCTTCCGTCTCGCGCTGCCTGCGATCACCGCCCAGATCATCAATGTGCTTTACAACATGGTGGACCGCATGTACATCGGCCATCTGCCAGACATTGGCGCGAACGCGCTCACCGGCGTAGGGGTCACCTTCCCCGCTATCACCGCGATCTCCGCCTTTGCCGCGCTGGTCAGCATGGGCGGCGCGCCGCGGGCCTCAATCATGCTTGGTCGAGGCGACAAGGACACGGCTGAGCGTATCCTCGGCAACTGTACGACGGCACTGCTCATCGCGGCCTTCCTGCTGACAGTCATATTTCTGCTTTACGGTAAACGGATACTCCTTATGTTCGGCGCAAGCAGAGCCACGATAGAATATGGCTGGAGCTACATGCGCATATATTCGCTGGGGACAGTCTTCGTGCAGCTCTCTCTGGGACTGAACGCCTTCATCAACACGCAGGGCTACGCGAGGACCGGCATGCTTTCCGTACTGATCGGAGCGGTATGTAATATCATACTCGACCCGCTGCTTATGTTCGGCCTCCATATGGGAGTGCAGGGCGCGGCGCTGGCCACGATCATCTCGCAGGGCATATCGGCTGCCTGGGTGGTGCTCTTCCTCACCTCGGACAGAAGTTACCTTAATATAAAAAGACGCTATATGAAACCCAGATGGGATATATTAGCACCTGCGCTCGCGCTTGGCGCGGCCCCCTTCGTCATGCAGTCCACCGAGAGCATCCTCAATATATGCTTCAACACCTCTTTACTGAAATACGGGGGAGATCTGGCCGTAGGCGCTATGACCATCCAGGGCAGCGTGATGCAGTTTTCGATGTTCCCGCTGCAGGGCATGACGCAGGGCGCGCAGCCCATAGTCAGCTTTAACTACGGCGCAGGCAACATTGAGCGGGTCAGCGCCGCCTTCCGGACGCTCCTCCGCGCCTGTCTCGTTTACTCCGCCCTGATCTGGGCGTTCTGTATGTTCACGCCAATGCTCTTCATCACCATCTTTACCAAAGACGCCGCCCTCACGGAATACTGTGTTCGTTCCATAAGGGTCTACATGGCAGCCTCGCTTATCTTCGGAGCGCAGATAGCCTGTCAGCAGACATTTATCGCCCTGGGCAACAGTCGGACGTCTTTATTCCTCGCCCTGCTGCGGAAAGTTTTTCTGCTGATACCGCTGATCTACATCCTGCCCAACATCTTTGAAGATAAGGTCTTCGCCGTTCTTCTCGCGGAGCCTATCGCCGATACGATCGCAGTCTGTACCACAGTCACAATGTTTTATCTCTCTTTCAGAAAGCTTAAGAGAGAGATACTGCTGTCGCGCGTGTTAAGAAACGCAGCCAGGGAAAACCGCGACGAATCTGCGCAGAAGTAG